A part of Rhipicephalus microplus isolate Deutch F79 chromosome 8, USDA_Rmic, whole genome shotgun sequence genomic DNA contains:
- the LOC119165725 gene encoding juvenile hormone acid O-methyltransferase, producing MDNGPRMMTKRSGNLRYNSRLYADNDQLQRALNLKAVDLLHMAFASADDTENQQFLDIGCGTGDFTRDWLLPRCPPCRRFVAVDASEEMLSYARANNAHPKIHYDYLNAQGDVMDFVKEYGRFDRIYSFFCFNWLKDQAKAMSNVSQLLTPSGECVLVFPAWSPTRELWRQIAQLDRWKKFSKVFEDFTPKSQDLKDDKARLSYLRGVLDSAGLTANTCELLYNKVEFHKTTESLVDIQLSVNPVASSLSPEETELLRKDVTNLVLKWTSDRAFSSRPCVYLVHARKQDECTTKAG from the exons ATGGATAATGGGCCCCGCATGATGACCAAGCGGTCCGGCAACCTCAGGTACAACTCCCGGCTCTACGCCGACAATGACCAATTGCAGCGTGCCCTGAACTTGAAGGCGGTCGACTTGCTTCACATGGCTTTCGCGTCTGCCGACGACACCGAGAACCAGCAGTTCTTGGACATAGGCTGCGGTACAGGTGACTTCACACGTGACTGGCTGCTGCCTAGATGCCCGCCTTGCCGAAGATTCGTTGCCGTAGACGCGTCCGAAGAGATGCTCTCGTACGCCCGCGCTAACAACGCGCATCCTAAAATCCATTACGATTATCTGAACGCGCAAGGTGACGTCATGGACTTCGTCAAAGAGTACGGGAGGTTCGACCGGATTTACTCTTTTTTCTGCTTCAACTGGCTGAAGGACCAGGCGAAGGCTATGAGCAACGTTTCGCAGCTCCTGACACCATCTGGCGAGTGTGTCCTGGTGTTTCCCGCCTGGTCACCCACGCGGGAGTTGTGGCGGCAGATCGCGCAGCTCGATCGTTGGAAAAAGTTCTCAAAA GTATTTGAAGATTTCACGCCGAAAAGCCAAGACTTGAAGGACGACAAGGCGAGACTGTCCTACCTGCGTGGCGTCCTCGACTCTGCTGGCCTTACGGCCAACACGTGTGAGCTGCTTTATAACAAGGTCGAATTCCACAAAACTACAGAGTCCCTTGTCG ATATCCAGCTCTCCGTGAATCCTGTTGCATCATCGCTATCGCCTGAAGAGACAGAGCTCCTACGCAAGGACGTCACCAACCTGGTTCTGAAATGGACGAGCGATCGCGCCTTTTCGTCACGGCCCTGTGTGTATCTCGTGCACGCGAGAAAGCAAGACGAATGTACAACTAAAGCAGGCTAA